In Halalkalicoccus subterraneus, the DNA window ATGTTGTGCGTGGTGAGAAAGACGGTCGTACCGTCGGCGGCGAGGTCGGCGACGAGCCTCCAGAGGTCCCGGCGGCCGGCAGGGTCGATTCCAGTGGTCGGCTCGTCGAGGAAGAGCAGATCGGGGTCGTTGACGAGCGCCGTCCCCACGCAGATACGGCGTTGCTGCCCGCCCGATAGCGTCTCGTACCACGAATCGGCGTCGTCGGCCATCCCGACCTCCGCCAGAACGTCCACGACGGGGCGAGGCTCGTCGTACAGGCCGGCGTAGTACTCGAGCAGTTCGCGGCCGGTGAGGCGTTCGGGTGGCGAGAACGCCTGCGGAAGGAGCGAAATCCGGTTCTCATCGACGGATTCGGGGGAGGATCCGAATACGGAGACAGTCCCCTCGACGTCGGTAGTGCCGGTCAGCGCGCGCACGAGCGTCGTCTTGCCCGCGCCGTTCGGGCCGATGAGCGCGAACACCTCGCCACGCTCGACGGTCAGGGAAACGCCGTCGAGGGCGGTCGTGTCGCCGTAGCTCCGGGAGAGTCCCTCGGCGACGAGCGCGTCGTCCATATCGGGAGAAGTGGCGAGGCCGTCCTAAGGGGTTCGATCCGTTACCGGCGCCGGTAGCGGTTCCGGATCAGGATCACCCTGACGTATCGCGAGTCGAGGGACGGGATGGGTGATACCGTCTTCCGAACTCTATATAGTACACGGTAGAGATCATATAGAAATGACGCGTATATATGGTTCGATGCTCATACATATAGATCATAGCAACTGACATACCCGTACTGGCGTTTGATACACTCGATGGCCCACGACTCAGGGTATCAGGTCGATTCGGTATCGCGGCGAAAGTTCCTCCTCTCTTCGGGTGCCGTCGGGGCGACGGCGCTCGCGGGATGTAGTTCGGACGCGAACGACGGTGGCGGCGGTGGCGGTGGTGATGGCAACGGGAGCGGTAACGGAAACGGGAGCGGAGACGGGGGCGGAGACGGTTCCCAGAACCTCTCGGGGGACATCCGGATCTCCGGGAGCAGCACGGTCTACCCGGTCGCCCAGGAGGTCACTCGGCTGTTTCAGGAGGAGAACTCCGACGTGAGCTTCAACCTCACCCGCGACGGCAGCGGCGGCGGGTTCGAGAACGTCTTCATCCCCGGCGACAGCGACCTCAACAACGCGAGCCGCCCGATCGAGGAGGGAGAGCTCCAGCGGTGTCGCGACAACGGGTTCGAGCCCGTCGAATTCTTCATCGCACAGGACGCGCTGACCGTGGTCGTGAACAACGAGGCCGACTTCATCGACTCGATTTCGCTGGAGGATCTCGAGACCATCTGGTCGGCCGAGAGCGCGCCGGAAAGCTGGTCCGACGTCAATTCCGACTGGCCCGACGAGCCCTTCGACCTCTACGGTCCCGCGAGCACGTCGGGGACCTACGACTACTTCATCGAGGCCGTTCTGGGCGAGGACGGGCAGATCCGCGACGACTTCGAGGGCACCGAGGAGGACAACCTCATCGCGCAGGGCGTTTCGGGCAACGAGTACGCGTTTGGCTACCTCCCCTTCGCCTACTACACGAACAACCCCGACAGCGTCAAGGCGCTGACTCTCAGCGAGGGTGGCGGCGATCCCGTCGAACCGAGCCTCGAGGGCGCCCAGAGCGGTGATTACCCGCTCGCGCGCCCGCTGTTCTTCTACGGGAACATGAACATGATTCAGGAGAAAGAGCACCTCCAGGCGTTCCTCGAGTTCTACATCAACGAGGGCGACGAGGACTACATCGCCGACGATATCGGCTACGTCCCGAGCAGCGACGAGATGGTCCAGAACAACCTGGACGCCCTCGAACAGGCGACCGCCGGCGAGTACGAGTACAGCGCGTAGCGTGGGTCAGTTCCCCGCGACCGAGTCGCCCTCCTCCCCTCTTTGACAATGAGCAATAGACAAGATCCGGAGGCGAATTCGCTCCAGCGGAGCGGGTTCGTCGTCCGGAAGGAAC includes these proteins:
- a CDS encoding ABC transporter ATP-binding protein — protein: MDDALVAEGLSRSYGDTTALDGVSLTVERGEVFALIGPNGAGKTTLVRALTGTTDVEGTVSVFGSSPESVDENRISLLPQAFSPPERLTGRELLEYYAGLYDEPRPVVDVLAEVGMADDADSWYETLSGGQQRRICVGTALVNDPDLLFLDEPTTGIDPAGRRDLWRLVADLAADGTTVFLTTHNMEEAEELADRVGLLADGRLVEVGSPGALVADHGGESRLVVETDAGADALAGSRYRVSASDRTLTIHGISPEEIGEAVATLERANIDYESLSWTQPSLENVYLELAGERAAEEPAPVGGAR
- a CDS encoding phosphate ABC transporter substrate-binding protein PstS family protein, translated to MAHDSGYQVDSVSRRKFLLSSGAVGATALAGCSSDANDGGGGGGGDGNGSGNGNGSGDGGGDGSQNLSGDIRISGSSTVYPVAQEVTRLFQEENSDVSFNLTRDGSGGGFENVFIPGDSDLNNASRPIEEGELQRCRDNGFEPVEFFIAQDALTVVVNNEADFIDSISLEDLETIWSAESAPESWSDVNSDWPDEPFDLYGPASTSGTYDYFIEAVLGEDGQIRDDFEGTEEDNLIAQGVSGNEYAFGYLPFAYYTNNPDSVKALTLSEGGGDPVEPSLEGAQSGDYPLARPLFFYGNMNMIQEKEHLQAFLEFYINEGDEDYIADDIGYVPSSDEMVQNNLDALEQATAGEYEYSA